A genomic window from Gossypium hirsutum isolate 1008001.06 chromosome D12, Gossypium_hirsutum_v2.1, whole genome shotgun sequence includes:
- the LOC121224592 gene encoding putative receptor-like protein kinase At3g47110 produces the protein MSNLLCFSLFLFSILSAATSRSINETETQALLAIKARILIDPYEVFVSWNGSRHFCDWPGVICGRRHRRVTALRLPSLNLVGDLSPYIANLTFLKVINVGNNSFRGPIPREVTNLHRLEELVLANNSFHGELPRHLARCSNLKFVNLNQNALVGEIHAELGSLSKLRMLQLAMNNFTGTIPPSIGNISSLQYLSLMQNQLEGHIPIELGHLSNLRFLQLASNKFSGTVPKELYNISSIFFFGLADNQLQGQVPPYISLSLPNLRFIYLGKNKFSGPIPTSIANATGLIQLDMGSNELSGPIPNLGSLQNLQALNFGDNFLDSSSDLSFLSSLTNCTNLSLLWLYKNNLTGVLPDSIGNLSTNLNQFRIETNFISGTIAKGIGNLVGLEYLGLFENMFTSTIPDSIGKFSKLKYLYAYTNRITGEIPLSLGNMTQLIVLSIEDNLLQGNIPVTMGNFNHLEQLDLSQNRLNGTIPKEAIGLCSSIIGVSFASNGLTGTLPSEVGNCKNLILLDVSNNNLYGEIPSSLENCLMLELLSLQGNSFNGTIPSSSKRLRSIQVLDLSIMIFQGEYRSF, from the coding sequence ATGTCAAACCTGTTatgtttttctcttttcctcttttCCATTCTGAGTGCAGCCACTTCTCGGTCCATAAACGAGACCGAAACACAAGCGTTGCTTGCAATCAAGGCTCGAATACTCATTGATCCCTACGAGGTCTTTGTTTCTTGGAATGGTTCTCGACATTTTTGCGACTGGCCAGGAGTAATTTGTGGTAGACGGCATAGACGTGTCACTGCCTTGCGTCTACCGTCACTCAATTTGGTAGGCGATCTATCTCCTTACATAGCTAATCTTACATTCCTTAAAGTGATCAACGTCGGGAACAATAGTTTCCGTGGTCCGATCCCTCGAGAAGTTACTAATTTGCATCGTTTAGAGGAATTGGTTCTTGCCAACAACTCTTTCCATGGTGAACTTCCAAGGCACCTTGCTCGTTGTTCAAACCtaaaatttgtcaacttaaaCCAAAACGCTCTAGTAGGGGAAATACACGCTGAGCTCGGTTCTTTGTCCAAGCTCCGTATGCTTCAACTAGCCATGAATAACTTCACAGGGACAATTCCACCTTCAATAGGGAACATCTCTTCCCTTCAATATCTTTCGTTAATGCAGAACCAGCTTGAAGGACACATACCGATTGAGCTCGGTCATCTGTCGAACTTGCGATTTCTTCAATTGGCTTCAAATAAGTTCTCTGGTACAGTTCCTAAAGAACTATACAATATCTCATCCATTTTTTTCTTCGGTTTAGCTGATAACCAGTTACAAGGCCAGGTCCCTCCTTATATAAGCTTGAGCCTCCCTAACCTTAGGTTCATTTACCTTGGGAAAAACAAATTTTCAGGGCCAATTCCAACATCAATAGCCAATGCCACTGGGCTCATACAACTCGATATGGGTTCAAACGAGTTGTCTGGACCGATACCAAACTTGGGAAGCCTTCAGAATCTACAAGCATTGAATTTCGGCGACAACTTCCTTGATAGCTCCAGTGATTTGAGTTTCCTCAGTTCATTGACTAATTGTACCAATCTTAGTCTCTTATGGTTATACAAAAATAACCTGACCGGTGTTTTGCCAGACTCGATCGGAAACCTCTCTACAAATCTCAATCAATTCCGGATCGAAACCAACTTCATATCTGGTACTATAGCGAAAGGGATAGGAAACCTTGTAGGCTTGGAATACCTTGGATTGTTTGAAAACATGTTCACAAGCACCATCCCTGATTCTATAGGAAAATTTTCCAAGTTGAAATATTTATACGCATACACAAATAGAATTACAGGGGAAATTCCTTTATCTTTAGGGAACATGACCCAACTAATTGTTCTTAGCATTGAGGATAATTTGTTACAAGGAAACATACCTGTAACAATGGGTAACTTCAATCACTTGGAACAATTGGATCTATCTCAGAATCGTCTTAACGGCACGATACCAAAGGAAGCTATTGGTCTCTGTTCGTCCATAATAGGCGTTAGCTTTGCTTCAAATGGTTTAACAGGGACTTTACCATCAGAGGTTGGAAACTGCAAAAATCTCATCTTGTTGGATGTATCAAACAATAATCTTTATGGGGAAATTCCTAGCTCGCTCGAGAATTGTTTGATGCTCGAGTTGCTTTCCCTGCAAGGAAACTCTTTTAATGGAACCATTCCTTCTTCATCCAAAAGATTAAGAAGCATACAAGTTCTTGATCTTTCGATAATGATTTTTCAGGGCGAATACCGAAGTTTCTAG
- the LOC121203416 gene encoding mitochondrial import inner membrane translocase subunit TIM22-4: MAAPNSENELKTEVPSSHEAEQPQIQAIRMPSMEEIRAQEVWNNCAVRSVASGVMGGGLGFMMGMFLGALDNPIMQDQMSGKQQLLYNLKQMGSRSWSSAKTFAVMGVVFSAVECVVEKARAKHDTTNTVVAGCVTGGTMSAKAGPKAACVGCVGFAAFSVAIEKFFDRHT; this comes from the exons ATGGCGGCGCCCAACTCTGAAAACGAGTTAAAAACCGAAGTTCCAAGCTCACATGAAGCAGAACAGCCTCAAATTCAAGCTATTCGAATGCCAAGCATGGAGGAAATCCGTGCCCAAGAAGTTTGGAATAACTGTGCCGTTCGTAGTGTCGCCAGTGGAGTAATGG GTGGCGGGCTTGGATTCATGATGGGTATGTTTTTGGGTGCATTGGATAATCCTATAATGCAAGATCAAATGAGTGGAAAGCaacaattactttataatttgaaGCAAATGGGTTCAAGAAGCTGGAGTTCTGCAAAAACATTTGCAGTTATGGGTGTAGTGTTTTCTGCTGTTGAATGTGTTGTTGAGAAG GCTCGGGCAAAACATGACACCACGAATACCGTTGTTGCCGGTTGTGTAACAGGGGGAACTATGTCGGCAAAAG CTGGTCCGAAAGCTGCATGCGTCGGTTGTGTGGGTTTTGCTGCATTCTCAGTTGCGATCGAGAAGTTTTTCGATAGACACACTTGA
- the LOC107930949 gene encoding uncharacterized protein At3g17950 has protein sequence MLDPASDMLPPPSSPTISSVSSSDLDTESTGSFFHDRSTTLGTLMGVSFPAITFRAPSRHNHRETQPASPGSSTAKPKKRRALTAAFGSERSGRRRRKWWQICRDGDSKPASLGEFLEVERRFSDGAFYGATAELEGVMGTGHDENHEARNGRSLFADGRVLPPPSAAAAPPAGDDDDEKSTALCRFPVSLTGICSGGVG, from the exons ATGCTAGATCCAGCCTCCGATATGCTTCCGCCGCCGTCTTCCCCCACCATCTCTTCCGTTTCCTCTTCTGATCTCGACACTGAG TCGACAGGTTCATTTTTCCATGATAGAAGCACTACATTGGGTACTCTAATGGGTGTGAGTTTTCCGGCCATTACTTTCCGAGCACCGTCACGGCACAACCACCGCGAGACGCAACCCGCGAGCCCCGGTTCTTCCACGGCGAAACCCAAGAAGAGGAGGGCGTTGACGGCGGCTTTCGGGTCGGAGCGTTCAGGTAGACGGCGGAGGAAGTGGTGGCAGATTTGCCGGGATGGGGATTCAAAGCCGGCTTCTCTGGGTGAGTTTCTGGAGGTTGAGCGGAGGTTCAGTGACGGAGCGTTTTACGGTGCGACGGCGGAACTGGAAGGAGTGATGGGGACGGGTCACGATGAGAATCACGAGGCGAGGAATGGACGGTCGTTGTTTGCTGATGGAAGGGTGTTGCCTCCTCCTTCGGCGGCGGCAGCTCCTCCGGCAGGTGATGACGACGACGAGAAATCGACGGCTCTTTGTAGATTCCCGGTGTCGCTCACGGGGATATGTAGCGGAGGCGTTGGATAA
- the LOC121224447 gene encoding dirigent protein 16, whose amino-acid sequence MVMKQSPLFITLLIATVYMVSCMAAVNPATATGEEPILEFYMHDILGGGSPTARPITGLLGNIYGGQVPFAKPVGFLPPDGAVPIPNANGAIPTVNGVTGLPLGTGLAGTAFAGNPNQNGQPQFPVGPDGLGLGFGTITVIDDVLTVSPDLGSQVIGKAQGVYVASSADGTTQIMAFAAMIEGGEYNDNLNFYGVYKIGSAVSQVSVIGGTGKFKNACGIAEVRPLIPPGQHVTDGAETLLRVTVHLKY is encoded by the coding sequence ATGGTGATGAAACAATCTCCACTTTTCATTACATTACTAATTGCTACCGTCTACATGGTGAGTTGCATGGCTGCTGTAAACCCAGCAACGGCAACAGGTGAAGAACCCATTCTTGAGTTCTACATGCATGATATTTTAGGTGGTGGTAGCCCCACAGCTAGGCCAATCACTGGTTTACTTGGCAACATTTATGGTGGTCAAGTCCCTTTTGCTAAGCCAGTTGGGTTCTTACCACCCGACGGTGCCGTCCCGATCCCCAACGCAAATGGTGCTATCCCAACCGTTAATGGTGTCACTGGTCTTCCGTTGGGGACCGGTTTAGCCGGGACGGCTTTTGCGGGAAACCCTAACCAGAATGGTCAGCCTCAGTTCCCTGTAGGACCAGATGGGTTGGGATTAGGGTTCGGGACGATTACCGTCATCGACGATGTGTTAACCGTTAGCCCTGACTTGGGGTCTCAAGTAATAGGGAAAGCTCAAGGGGTTTATGTGGCAAGCTCGGCTGATGGGACAACACAAATAATGGCGTTCGCGGCGATGATCGAAGGTGGTGAATATAACGATAACCTTAACTTTTACGGTGTGTACAAGATCGGGAGCGCCGTGTCTCAAGTGTCAGTGATCGGCGGCACCGGGAAGTTTAAGAATGCTTGTGGTATTGCTGAGGTCCGACCACTTATACCACCTGGGCAACATGTTACTGATGGTGCTGAAACATTGTTGAGGGTCACTGTCCATCTTAAATACTAG
- the LOC107944314 gene encoding uncharacterized protein — translation MGNAVSCAPSIISGGGAVKVVFPNGNIQMYTKSVKAADLMVENPGQFVCDSGGLKVGFRVHWLTADEELERRRLYFLLPMELLYSVLTEEEMSCLSCKADKALKHASFNIGKILPVFNEFCIFPFEAKSPPQNAVNDGAKDSVVVRFLKQRSWKPALETIVES, via the coding sequence aTGGGGAATGCAGTTTCTTGTGCGCCGTCGATCATCTCCGGCGGTGGAGCAGTGAAAGTGGTGTTTCCAAATGGGAACATTCAGATGTATACGAAATCAGTCAAAGCGGCGGATCTAATGGTGGAGAATCCGGGTCAGTTCGTGTGCGATTCCGGCGGTTTAAAAGTGGGTTTTCGGGTTCATTGGTTGACGGCAGATGAAGAGTTGGAACGGCGGCGACTTTATTTCCTTCTTCCCATGGAATTGCTTTACTCGGTGCTGACGGAAGAGGAAATGAGTTGCCTCAGTTGTAAGGCAGATAAGGCGTTGAAACATGCGAGCTTTAATATTGGGAAGATTTTACCTGTTTTTAATGAGTTTTGCATTTTCCCATTTGAAGCTAAGTCCCCGCCGCAAAACGCCGTGAACGACGGTGCGAAAGATTCCGTCGTGGTGAGATTTTTGAAGCAGAGATCGTGGAAACCGGCGTTGGAGACCATTGTTGAAAGTTGA